From the Chryseobacterium viscerum genome, one window contains:
- a CDS encoding 2-hydroxyacid dehydrogenase has protein sequence MKILLLDKNHPLITEQLLAQNFILEEDFTSSYDEVCDKIGNYDGIIIRSRIPLDKSFLEKGKNLKFIARVGAGMENIDIPVAEKLGIQLINSPEGNRDSVAEHVVGMLLVIMNRLFIASQEVKNGIWKREENRGDELLGKTVGLIGYGNMGKATAKRLSGFGCKVIFHDILPDLSDEYATQVSLEELKQSAEVLSLHIPLTSETHYLIDENFIAKMKNNFYFVNTARGKNVKTKSLVEALKSGKVKGACLDVLEYEKSSFEHIETENEDLKYLLESEKAIVTPHIAGWTHQSKEKLAQFIVDKIIASHC, from the coding sequence ATGAAAATACTTCTTTTAGATAAAAATCATCCTCTTATCACTGAACAGCTTTTGGCTCAGAATTTTATATTGGAAGAGGATTTTACATCGTCTTATGATGAGGTTTGTGATAAAATTGGAAATTACGACGGGATTATTATCAGAAGTCGTATTCCGTTAGACAAAAGCTTTCTGGAAAAAGGTAAGAATCTGAAATTTATTGCAAGAGTAGGAGCTGGAATGGAAAATATAGATATTCCTGTTGCTGAAAAGCTGGGAATCCAGCTGATCAATTCTCCGGAAGGAAACAGAGACTCTGTAGCAGAGCATGTGGTAGGAATGCTGCTTGTGATTATGAACAGACTTTTTATTGCTTCTCAGGAAGTAAAAAACGGGATCTGGAAACGTGAAGAAAACAGAGGAGATGAATTGCTGGGAAAAACTGTGGGGCTTATCGGATATGGAAATATGGGGAAGGCTACTGCTAAAAGGCTTTCAGGATTCGGATGTAAGGTGATTTTCCATGATATACTCCCTGATCTTTCGGATGAATATGCAACGCAGGTTTCACTGGAAGAATTGAAACAGTCTGCAGAGGTTTTAAGCTTACATATTCCTTTGACTTCGGAAACGCATTATCTTATTGACGAAAATTTCATCGCAAAGATGAAAAACAACTTCTATTTTGTTAATACGGCAAGAGGGAAAAATGTAAAAACTAAAAGTTTAGTAGAAGCATTGAAGTCAGGAAAGGTAAAAGGTGCCTGTCTGGATGTATTGGAGTATGAAAAGTCTTCTTTTGAGCATATTGAAACAGAAAATGAAGATTTAAAATACCTTCTTGAATCTGAAAAAGCAATTGTTACACCGCATATTGCCGGATGGACCCATCAGAGTAAAGAAAAACTGGCCCAGTTTATTGTAGATAAAATTATAGCTTCACATTGTTAG
- a CDS encoding GxxExxY protein gives MDISENDISKIVYEAGYIVHKSLGPGLLESAYEECLFYELNKHDILVERQKPMPLVYDEIKMDVGYRLDFLIERKFVLEIKSVESLHDIHLAQILTYLRLSNCKLGMLINFNTLQFKNGVKRVINGAL, from the coding sequence ATGGATATTTCAGAAAATGATATATCAAAAATTGTTTATGAAGCAGGGTATATAGTTCATAAGTCTCTGGGACCAGGACTTTTGGAAAGTGCTTATGAAGAATGCCTGTTTTATGAATTAAATAAACATGATATTCTTGTAGAGAGACAAAAACCGATGCCATTAGTTTATGATGAAATTAAAATGGATGTTGGCTATAGACTTGACTTTTTGATTGAGAGAAAATTTGTACTGGAAATAAAATCTGTAGAATCATTGCATGATATTCATCTGGCACAGATACTCACTTACCTTCGTTTAAGTAATTGTAAGCTTGGTATGTTAATCAATTTCAATACACTTCAGTTTAAAAATGGAGTTAAGAGAGTGATTAACGGTGCTTTGTAA
- a CDS encoding acyl-CoA thioesterase, which yields MAKIKKASESLTIMTNIVLPNETNSLRNLFGGELLAKMDRCASISAARHCERRVVTASVNHVSFNHPIPEGGVVVLESKVSRAFSTSMEVYVDVWLDDPINQKKIHTNAGIYTFVAVDEFNRPIPIPEMIPETEEEKERFAAAFRRKELSLILSGRMKPLESVELKKLFQEPQEPKKDKK from the coding sequence ATGGCAAAAATAAAAAAAGCGTCAGAATCTCTGACCATTATGACCAATATCGTTCTTCCGAACGAAACCAATTCTTTAAGAAATCTTTTTGGAGGTGAACTTTTAGCGAAAATGGACCGTTGTGCGTCTATTTCTGCAGCAAGACACTGCGAAAGAAGAGTAGTAACAGCTTCTGTAAACCACGTATCTTTCAATCATCCGATTCCGGAAGGCGGAGTAGTGGTATTGGAATCTAAAGTTTCCAGAGCATTCTCTACTTCTATGGAAGTATATGTGGATGTATGGTTGGATGACCCTATCAATCAGAAGAAAATTCACACCAATGCCGGTATTTATACCTTTGTTGCTGTAGATGAATTCAACCGTCCGATTCCTATTCCGGAAATGATTCCTGAAACAGAAGAAGAGAAAGAAAGATTTGCTGCAGCATTCCGTAGAAAAGAACTTTCATTAATTCTTTCCGGAAGAATGAAACCTCTGGAATCTGTAGAACTTAAAAAGTTATTCCAGGAACCACAGGAGCCTAAGAAAGACAAGAAATAA
- a CDS encoding TonB-dependent receptor produces MKGLFFLGLSVASVAFMQAQNKDSLKIREIEAVNFTKRLPVAKEIINVQKDLDGKNLGQDLPILLKNQTSIISTSDAGNGVGYTGFRIRGVSGSGINVMMNGVPYNDSESQGTFFVNVPDLTSSASQIVIQRGVGTSNNGVSAFGASINVISKDPEDKFYFKTDDSYGSFNTYKYSAEIGSGKFWKNRLSVMGRYTHIHSDGYIDRASSNLHSYNFTALFEEGNTKLRLMAFGGKEKTYQAWNGIDRKTWETDPKFNVSGAIYDANWENIVSFYNNETDNYRQNHYQLLWEQKFSDRWNLETTFHYTKGKGYYENYKQGDPFSRYNLPDITEGGQIIKSSDFIRKKWLNNDFYGMVSTLYGKFENLDLNVGVVANQYYGRHYGNVTGVFFPQIDESEYYRSRSIKNEVSGFAKALFRVDNFEFFGDLQLRKINYNTKILMAGDGEGADLSKNWLFFNPKAGVNYRIEGGKVFLSYAHAHREPNRDDLMANNDVKAEKLHDIEAGFEKQFGIVSFTANVYYMYYVNQLVLNGELNNVGAFIRTNSGKSYRRGVELGALAKLSKQWEVSGNVTLSQSRNQDFNIQNGDVPKSLGNTQISFSPNVIANLGLKFNPTKNFQFALMNQYVGKQYLDNTEDANLQLKDYFLTDFNAQYQFKIANNEVALKLLVNNLFNKKYVNNGSVYEGQPYYFSQAGTNFMFGVSWKIQ; encoded by the coding sequence ATGAAAGGATTATTTTTTTTAGGGCTTAGTGTAGCCTCTGTGGCTTTTATGCAGGCCCAAAATAAAGATTCTCTGAAAATCAGAGAAATTGAAGCGGTCAATTTTACCAAAAGACTTCCGGTAGCGAAGGAAATCATCAATGTACAGAAAGATTTAGACGGGAAAAATTTAGGACAGGATCTTCCTATTCTTTTAAAAAATCAAACCTCTATTATTTCTACTTCAGATGCGGGAAATGGGGTAGGATACACCGGCTTTAGAATCCGTGGAGTTTCAGGAAGCGGGATTAATGTAATGATGAATGGGGTTCCATACAATGATTCTGAAAGCCAGGGAACATTTTTTGTCAATGTTCCGGATTTAACAAGTTCTGCTTCACAGATTGTCATTCAAAGAGGGGTGGGAACTTCCAATAATGGTGTTTCAGCCTTCGGAGCAAGTATCAATGTGATTTCTAAAGATCCTGAAGACAAATTTTATTTTAAAACAGATGACAGCTATGGCTCATTTAATACCTATAAATATTCTGCTGAGATAGGTTCCGGTAAGTTCTGGAAAAACCGTCTTTCCGTAATGGGAAGATATACTCATATTCACTCTGACGGATATATTGACAGGGCTTCATCAAACTTACATTCCTATAATTTTACGGCCTTATTTGAAGAAGGGAATACCAAGTTACGCTTAATGGCTTTTGGTGGAAAAGAGAAAACGTATCAGGCATGGAACGGTATTGATCGTAAAACGTGGGAAACGGATCCTAAGTTTAATGTTTCAGGAGCAATTTATGATGCCAATTGGGAGAATATCGTAAGTTTCTATAACAACGAAACAGACAATTACAGACAGAACCACTATCAGCTGCTTTGGGAGCAGAAATTCAGTGACCGATGGAATCTTGAAACTACTTTTCACTATACCAAAGGAAAAGGATATTATGAAAACTATAAGCAGGGAGATCCTTTTTCAAGATATAATCTGCCGGATATAACAGAAGGTGGACAAATTATAAAATCTTCAGATTTCATCAGAAAAAAATGGCTGAATAATGATTTCTATGGAATGGTTTCAACGCTTTATGGGAAGTTTGAAAACTTAGATTTGAACGTTGGGGTAGTAGCCAACCAATATTACGGCAGACACTACGGAAATGTTACTGGTGTATTTTTTCCTCAGATTGATGAAAGTGAGTACTACAGAAGCCGCTCGATAAAGAATGAAGTATCGGGCTTTGCAAAAGCTTTGTTCAGGGTAGATAACTTTGAGTTTTTTGGTGATTTACAGCTCAGAAAAATAAATTACAATACCAAAATCCTGATGGCTGGTGATGGCGAAGGTGCAGATTTAAGCAAAAACTGGCTATTTTTTAATCCAAAAGCCGGAGTAAATTACAGAATTGAAGGTGGTAAAGTATTCCTGTCATATGCTCATGCCCACCGTGAACCGAACAGAGATGATCTGATGGCAAATAACGATGTGAAAGCTGAAAAACTTCACGATATTGAAGCTGGTTTTGAAAAACAGTTCGGGATCGTATCATTTACTGCCAATGTTTATTATATGTATTATGTGAACCAATTGGTTTTGAATGGAGAACTTAATAATGTAGGAGCATTCATCAGAACCAATTCCGGGAAGAGCTACAGAAGAGGAGTGGAACTTGGTGCTTTGGCAAAATTATCCAAACAATGGGAAGTTTCAGGAAATGTAACCTTAAGCCAGAGCAGAAACCAGGATTTCAATATTCAGAATGGAGATGTTCCCAAAAGCCTTGGAAATACACAGATTTCATTCTCCCCGAACGTGATTGCCAATTTAGGACTGAAATTTAATCCTACAAAGAACTTTCAGTTTGCTTTAATGAATCAATATGTAGGAAAACAATACCTGGACAATACGGAAGATGCGAACCTGCAGCTTAAAGATTATTTCCTGACAGATTTCAATGCTCAGTATCAGTTTAAAATTGCTAATAATGAAGTTGCATTAAAACTATTGGTGAATAACCTGTTCAACAAAAAATATGTCAACAACGGATCTGTTTATGAAGGACAGCCGTATTATTTTTCACAGGCAGGAACCAACTTTATGTTTGGAGTGAGCTGGAAGATTCAATAA
- a CDS encoding WG repeat-containing protein codes for MKNILNVLCIFTSVFVFSQTKSVKKITTKKGVKTTVNKGPAANKPNPDLVVINKDLPVLIPKKKGDHFGYVNQNGKFIIQPEYHIAVFFYEDCNLLNSPNEKVRKFGTKNYATVEKDMISYRIDQSGKRVYQFKDADFGKCKFEEYKQQLFQAYTMNGFYGIIEKSKFVNAADYRQFQIYPQYQYLYIMEGDDVANPMIVASNNDKFGVIDVNNKIIIPFEYANIKRNFSWKLGKMFEVSKDGKSYYYVDADNKTY; via the coding sequence ATGAAAAATATCCTTAACGTTTTATGTATTTTTACTTCGGTTTTTGTTTTTTCACAGACTAAATCTGTGAAGAAAATAACGACGAAGAAAGGTGTGAAAACTACAGTTAATAAAGGGCCTGCAGCCAATAAGCCTAATCCTGATTTAGTAGTAATCAATAAAGATCTTCCGGTTTTGATTCCTAAGAAGAAAGGAGATCATTTCGGGTATGTCAACCAGAATGGAAAATTTATAATTCAGCCGGAATATCATATTGCCGTATTTTTTTATGAAGACTGTAATCTTTTGAATTCGCCTAATGAAAAAGTCAGGAAATTTGGAACAAAAAACTATGCTACAGTAGAAAAAGATATGATTTCTTACAGGATAGACCAGTCTGGGAAGAGGGTATACCAATTCAAAGATGCAGATTTTGGAAAATGTAAATTTGAAGAGTACAAGCAGCAGCTGTTTCAGGCTTATACTATGAACGGCTTTTACGGAATCATAGAAAAATCAAAATTTGTCAATGCCGCAGATTACAGGCAGTTCCAGATTTATCCTCAATATCAGTATTTGTACATTATGGAAGGAGATGATGTAGCCAATCCAATGATTGTTGCTTCCAATAATGATAAATTTGGAGTTATTGATGTTAACAATAAGATTATTATTCCCTTTGAGTACGCTAATATTAAAAGAAACTTCAGCTGGAAGCTGGGGAAGATGTTTGAAGTCTCCAAAGATGGAAAAAGTTACTATTATGTTGATGCGGATAATAAAACCTACTAA